In Salana multivorans, a single genomic region encodes these proteins:
- the tsaB gene encoding tRNA (adenosine(37)-N6)-threonylcarbamoyltransferase complex dimerization subunit type 1 TsaB, producing the protein MTGPSVTLAIDTSGGTHVAVLRGDAVLARAERADARGHAENLAPLVAAALDEAGLVPADVTGVAVGTGPAPFTGLRVGLVTAAAFAAVRGLPVHGVPSLEAWALGSREAAGASGAREVRVVTDARRREVYTARYAYDASAPGGLSVLEEPRVVLPAELAGTVADERAAGGVVAGPGLYPDVLGPSAGTFDVAALALLATARAEAGVPTPTEPLYLRRPDIHGVPAGAA; encoded by the coding sequence ATGACCGGTCCATCGGTGACCCTCGCCATCGACACGTCGGGCGGCACGCACGTGGCCGTCCTGCGCGGTGACGCCGTGCTGGCGCGCGCCGAGCGCGCCGACGCCCGCGGGCACGCCGAGAACCTCGCGCCGCTGGTCGCCGCCGCGCTCGACGAGGCGGGGCTGGTCCCCGCCGACGTCACGGGGGTCGCGGTCGGCACGGGGCCGGCGCCGTTCACCGGCCTGCGCGTCGGGCTCGTCACCGCGGCCGCCTTCGCCGCGGTCCGCGGGCTGCCCGTCCACGGCGTCCCGAGCCTCGAGGCGTGGGCGCTCGGCTCCCGCGAGGCGGCCGGGGCGTCCGGCGCGCGCGAGGTGCGGGTGGTGACGGACGCGCGGCGCCGCGAGGTCTACACCGCGCGCTACGCCTACGACGCGTCGGCCCCCGGTGGTCTGAGCGTCCTGGAGGAGCCGCGCGTCGTCCTCCCCGCCGAGCTGGCCGGGACGGTCGCGGACGAGCGCGCGGCCGGCGGCGTCGTCGCGGGTCCCGGGCTCTACCCGGACGTGCTCGGGCCGAGCGCGGGGACGTTCGACGTCGCGGCGCTCGCGCTCCTCGCCACCGCGCGGGCCGAGGCGGGGGTTCCGACGCCGACGGAGCCGCTGTACCTGCGTCGGCCCGACATCCACGGCGTCCCGGCGGGGGCGGCATGA
- the tsaE gene encoding tRNA (adenosine(37)-N6)-threonylcarbamoyltransferase complex ATPase subunit type 1 TsaE, whose amino-acid sequence MTTTLHLPDPDATRALGAAIAGLLRAGDLVILTGDLGAGKTTLTQGLGAALGVRGQVASPTFVIAREHPSLVGGPALVHVDAYRLGNLREIDALDLDSSLEESVTVVEWGAGLAERLSGDRLEVRIGRARGDAADAGRDVEIVGVGPRWDGVDLAHLALDEREGRA is encoded by the coding sequence ATGACGACGACGCTCCACCTCCCCGATCCCGACGCCACCCGCGCCCTCGGCGCCGCCATCGCGGGCCTGCTGCGCGCGGGTGACCTCGTCATCCTCACCGGCGACCTCGGGGCCGGGAAGACGACGCTCACCCAGGGCCTCGGCGCCGCGCTCGGCGTGCGCGGCCAGGTCGCCTCGCCGACGTTCGTCATCGCGCGCGAGCACCCGTCGCTCGTCGGCGGGCCGGCGCTCGTGCACGTCGACGCCTACCGGCTCGGCAACCTGCGCGAGATCGACGCGCTCGACCTCGACTCCTCCCTCGAGGAGTCGGTCACCGTGGTCGAGTGGGGCGCCGGGCTCGCCGAGCGGCTCTCGGGCGACCGGCTCGAGGTTCGGATCGGCCGGGCCCGCGGCGACGCGGCCGACGCCGGCCGGGACGTCGAGATCGTCGGTGTCGGACCTCGGTGGGATGGTGTCGACCTCGCGCACCTCGCGCTGGACGAACGGGAAGGACGAGCATGA
- the alr gene encoding alanine racemase → MSPVPGPTDADHASDPATPPAFSARTAFPARAVVDLDAIADNVRRLRQVAARSEVMAVLKADAYGHGLLPSARAALAGGATWLGVAQLVEAIRLREGLADRTAVTDPPAPRLLTWIFSPGPETHRALVRAIELDIDLSAGSPVALDAVVAAAREVGRPARLHLKVDTGLARGGQFLEPWTAMLADALAHEAAGHVAVVGLWSHLARAEEDDDTTDRQLDVFREALRRADEAGARVQVRHLANSAGTLLRPDTHFDLVRPGLSVFGLSPVPGRSPADLGLTPAMRLEADVMLVKDAPAGQGVSYGHTYTTQRATRLADLPLGYADGIPRHVSGVGPVQVAGRRHTIAGRVCMDQMVLDVGPDSTVSAGDTAVLWGSGRDGEPTAEDWARAAGTISYEIVTRLGARVPRVHVGTAGTAATPPADPTSPTAPDPAPSQKTTA, encoded by the coding sequence ATGAGCCCCGTGCCAGGCCCGACCGATGCCGACCATGCGAGCGATCCAGCCACGCCCCCGGCGTTCTCCGCGCGCACGGCGTTTCCCGCCCGCGCGGTCGTCGACCTCGACGCGATCGCCGACAACGTCCGGCGACTGAGGCAGGTCGCCGCCCGGTCCGAGGTGATGGCCGTCCTCAAGGCGGACGCCTACGGGCACGGCCTCCTCCCGTCGGCCAGGGCGGCGCTCGCGGGCGGGGCGACCTGGCTCGGCGTCGCGCAGCTCGTCGAGGCGATCCGCCTGCGCGAGGGGCTGGCGGACCGCACCGCGGTGACCGATCCCCCCGCCCCCCGCCTGCTGACCTGGATCTTCAGCCCCGGGCCGGAGACGCACCGCGCGCTCGTGCGGGCGATCGAGCTCGACATCGACCTGTCCGCCGGCTCGCCGGTGGCGCTGGACGCCGTCGTCGCTGCGGCGCGCGAGGTCGGCCGACCGGCCCGGCTCCACCTCAAGGTCGACACCGGGCTCGCCCGCGGCGGCCAGTTCCTCGAGCCGTGGACCGCGATGCTCGCGGACGCGCTCGCGCACGAGGCCGCCGGGCACGTCGCCGTCGTCGGCCTGTGGTCCCACCTGGCGAGGGCCGAGGAGGACGACGACACCACCGATCGCCAGCTCGACGTCTTCCGCGAGGCGCTGCGTCGCGCCGACGAGGCCGGCGCGCGGGTCCAGGTGCGCCACCTCGCGAACTCGGCCGGAACCCTCCTGCGGCCCGACACGCACTTCGACCTCGTCCGGCCCGGGCTCTCCGTGTTCGGCCTCAGCCCCGTGCCGGGCCGCAGCCCCGCCGACCTCGGGCTCACCCCGGCGATGCGGCTCGAGGCCGACGTCATGCTGGTCAAGGACGCGCCGGCCGGCCAGGGCGTGAGCTACGGCCACACGTACACGACGCAGCGGGCGACGCGGCTCGCCGACCTCCCGCTCGGCTACGCCGACGGGATCCCGCGACACGTCTCGGGCGTCGGCCCGGTCCAGGTCGCCGGCCGCCGTCACACGATCGCGGGCCGGGTCTGCATGGACCAGATGGTCCTCGACGTCGGCCCCGACTCGACGGTCAGCGCCGGCGACACCGCGGTGCTGTGGGGCAGCGGGCGCGACGGCGAGCCCACCGCCGAGGACTGGGCCCGTGCCGCCGGCACCATCTCCTACGAGATCGTGACGCGCCTCGGCGCGCGCGTGCCGCGGGTCCACGTCGGCACGGCGGGCACCGCCGCGACGCCCCCGGCGGACCCGACGTCCCCGACGGCTCCCGACCCGGCCCCCTCCCAGAAGACGACGGCATGA